Proteins co-encoded in one bacterium genomic window:
- the ribD gene encoding bifunctional diaminohydroxyphosphoribosylaminopyrimidine deaminase/5-amino-6-(5-phosphoribosylamino)uracil reductase RibD — translation MKEALALAVKAEGLTSPNPLVGAVIVKGNKIIGRGYHKRAGSKHAEILALESAGKPARQPATKLAGNQKAGGKAKGATLYINLEPCAHYGKTPPCAPQIIKAGIKKVVIAMLDPNPLVNGKGIKKLKSEGIDVQVGILEQDARKINETYIKYMTKKMPVVVLKWAMSLDGKIATRKGNSKWISGKVSREFTQKLRGKFDAVLIGIETLLKDNPQLNTHGLEIKEPKRIIIDSRGRIPLDCNLLKTKGLPARGWVEGGQIIIATTDKITKKKIRDLKQKGVEIMVTPSKEGRVNLKKLMIELAKREITSILVEGGGTINASFIENALADKFVAFLSPMIIGGKNAISPIEGKGIEKIANAIRIRDLSTRKIGEDIVIEGYFKHG, via the coding sequence ATGAAAGAGGCATTGGCTCTTGCAGTAAAGGCCGAAGGACTTACATCTCCTAACCCTTTGGTCGGCGCTGTTATCGTAAAGGGGAACAAAATTATCGGAAGAGGTTATCATAAAAGAGCAGGTTCTAAGCACGCTGAAATCCTTGCCCTTGAATCAGCAGGAAAGCCTGCCCGCCAGCCTGCTACGAAGCTGGCAGGCAACCAAAAGGCAGGCGGGAAAGCAAAAGGAGCTACTCTGTATATCAACCTTGAGCCATGCGCTCATTACGGTAAAACACCGCCATGCGCTCCCCAAATAATAAAAGCGGGTATAAAAAAAGTTGTAATAGCTATGCTGGACCCAAATCCTTTGGTCAATGGTAAGGGGATAAAGAAACTTAAATCCGAAGGAATAGATGTACAAGTCGGTATCCTTGAACAGGATGCTAGAAAAATAAACGAAACATATATTAAATATATGACTAAAAAAATGCCGGTTGTAGTTTTGAAATGGGCTATGAGCTTAGACGGTAAAATAGCCACTCGTAAAGGCAATTCAAAATGGATTTCAGGAAAGGTTTCCAGAGAATTCACACAAAAATTAAGAGGTAAATTCGATGCGGTTTTAATAGGGATAGAAACACTTCTTAAAGACAACCCTCAACTTAACACTCACGGTTTGGAAATAAAAGAACCAAAAAGAATAATTATTGACAGCAGAGGAAGAATCCCTTTGGATTGCAATCTGTTAAAAACTAAAGGCTTGCCCGCCAGGGGTTGGGTGGAGGGCGGACAGATTATAATTGCCACAACAGATAAAATAACCAAAAAGAAAATAAGAGATTTGAAGCAAAAAGGAGTAGAGATTATGGTTACTCCTTCAAAAGAAGGCAGAGTCAACCTAAAGAAACTTATGATAGAATTAGCCAAACGAGAAATTACATCTATATTGGTTGAAGGCGGCGGAACAATAAATGCTTCATTTATAGAAAATGCCTTGGCAGATAAATTTGTGGCGTTTTTATCTCCTATGATAATCGGCGGTAAAAACGCAATTTCTCCGATAGAAGGAAAAGGAATAGAAAAAATAGCCAATGCTATAAGAATCCGCGACTTATCTACAAGGAAAATAGGAGAAGATATAGTTATTGAAGGATATTTCAAACACGGATGA
- a CDS encoding riboflavin synthase has product MFTGIIEEIGKISKIEKSGNVWTFSVNAPKICKDGKNGDSISVDGVCLSVTDIQKNTFKVQAIRETLEKTTLLSFKENRSVNLERAVKPTDRLGGHILTGHIDAIGEIIEKSKGETFSLRIESPLPLMKYIVPNGSIGVDGISLTVKEVETSSFKIIIIPYTTSFATIEIKKINDKVNLEVDILARYIEKAISEKRETITSEFLKEKGFP; this is encoded by the coding sequence ATGTTCACCGGAATAATTGAAGAAATAGGTAAAATATCTAAAATAGAAAAGAGCGGCAATGTTTGGACGTTTAGCGTTAACGCGCCCAAGATATGCAAAGACGGTAAAAACGGCGACAGCATATCCGTCGACGGAGTTTGTCTTTCCGTAACGGATATACAAAAGAACACGTTCAAAGTGCAAGCTATACGCGAAACATTAGAAAAAACTACGCTTTTAAGTTTTAAAGAAAACAGGAGCGTAAACCTTGAAAGAGCGGTAAAACCTACAGACAGATTGGGAGGACATATTCTCACAGGACATATTGACGCGATAGGAGAAATAATTGAAAAAAGCAAAGGGGAAACTTTTAGTTTGAGAATAGAATCTCCCCTACCCCTAATGAAATATATAGTCCCAAACGGCTCTATAGGAGTCGACGGAATAAGCTTAACCGTAAAAGAAGTAGAGACTTCTTCGTTCAAAATTATTATAATTCCATATACAACATCTTTTGCTACAATAGAAATAAAAAAGATAAACGATAAAGTGAACCTCGAAGTAGATATACTGGCAAGATATATAGAAAAGGCCATATCTGAGAAAAGAGAAACAATTACATCTGAATTTCTAAAAGAAAAAGGATTTCCATGA